DNA sequence from the Malus domestica chromosome 11, GDT2T_hap1 genome:
GAGGACGTTCCTCCTTCCCTCTCCCTATGGAGGGCTTTGTTCTTTTCTCTAGGGGTTGTTACTTGCACGGGGTCTCAAGTTCAGTTCTCCAATATTTATCGCTTGTTATCTGTTATTTCCACTAAAAAATAATCATTGTGGACAATATTTTTGCCATTTATTTCCAATAATAACTTTGAAAAAATGTAGAATAAAAGTACAACAAATACGTCGAAATAACTATTTAGGAATGCTAATAAAACCCTTCTTGTTGCAGCCTATTTTATTGATAGATGAGAGGTGCGGcgaaaagagaagagagagttgaGGAATTTGTGTGATGTGTATTTCCCAACACTTGTGCAAGGAATATAATCGTAAAGAAATAAGATCTTCCAGTATCCTAATATAATTTACTAATAATTTACACAAGCACATCAAAATACCATTTACTAATAATTTGCTAGAATTTATGccacaacatttttaaaaatttaggtAACTCATATGCTTTTCTTACCAATATGGAAAAATCATTCTTgtcttaaattaaaaaaaaaaaatcccccaAAAAGTTTACGGACATTTACTCTTAATTATTGACTTAATCCCAAATTATGTGTTTTATTGACTTAATCATTGACGTGACACCACGCGCCACGCTACGAACCCTATTTCGTCCTTTTCCCCCTTCCACGCGTGCCTCAATAAAatgctcttcttcttccccctcCACTCCTCATTTCACATTCGCCCTCTCTCTAGAACTCCTTCTCTCTATTCCCTTTCAGATCTCTAAACCTCCATGGCCATGCCATCGCCGCCGCCGACGGCGTCGTATTGGTGCTACAGATGCACTCGCTTCGTCCGAGTGTTTGCCCTGGACTCCGCCCTCTCGTGCCCCCACTGCGAAACCGGCTTCCTCGAGGAGATCGAGACGATGCCCCAGCCGCTGCCGCAGCCGAACTATCTCCGCCGTAGATTCCCGTCATCTCACCGCCACGATGATGAACCGGGTCAAACCCCGACTCCTGCATCTCGCCGGGTCCGACGAGCATCCGGCGACCGGTCGTCACCTTTTAACCCGGTCATCGTTCTACGTGGCACTGAAGCCAATACCGATTCCAACTCATTCGAACTCTACTACGACGACGCTACCGGGTCGGGGCTCCGTCCCCTCCCGCCCACCATGTCCGAGTTTTTAATGGGCTCGGGATTCGACCGTTTACTCGACCAGCTTTCCCAGATCGAAATCACCGGTTTGGGCCGACCCGAAAACCCGCCCGCATCTAAGTCCGCCGTGGAATCTATGCCCGTTATTCTAATCGCCGAAACTCACGTCGTTTCGGATTCACACTGCGCCGTCTGCAAAGAAGCATTCGAACTCGGGTCGGAGGCCCGGGAAATGCCGTGCAAGCACATATACCACCCGGATTGCATCCTTCCCTGGCTCTCGATGCGAAACTCCTGCCCGGTTTGCCGACACGAGCTACCCGCTGACCAAAACAACCGTAATTCGGATCCGGGTCTCGAGGAAGAGGCCATGGGGTTGACAATCTGGAGATTACCCGGCGGCGGTTTCGCCGTGGGGAGGTTCTCCGGCGGCAGAAGACCCGGCGAGAGGGAATTACCGGTTGTGTACACGGAAATGGACGGCGGGTTCAATGGAAACGGGGCTCCGAGAAGGGTACTATGGGCATCGAGGAGTAGAGGGAGCGAAAGGGTTGGGATTCGGAGGGCTTTTCGTAATATAGCTTCGTTCTGGGGGCGATTACGTACCAATTCATCGTCTTCGAGGTCCGGTTCGGATTCTGAACCCGGGTCGGGTTTGACTAGAAGTCAGTCAAGTTCGGTGTTTGGGCGGTTCGTAAACCGGCGTGGCAGGGCGTGGGCGTTGGATGAGTAGGAAGACCACAGTTTtggccttttcttttcttttctttctttttgtttattaattt
Encoded proteins:
- the LOC103447514 gene encoding E3 ubiquitin-protein ligase RDUF2-like; translation: MAMPSPPPTASYWCYRCTRFVRVFALDSALSCPHCETGFLEEIETMPQPLPQPNYLRRRFPSSHRHDDEPGQTPTPASRRVRRASGDRSSPFNPVIVLRGTEANTDSNSFELYYDDATGSGLRPLPPTMSEFLMGSGFDRLLDQLSQIEITGLGRPENPPASKSAVESMPVILIAETHVVSDSHCAVCKEAFELGSEAREMPCKHIYHPDCILPWLSMRNSCPVCRHELPADQNNRNSDPGLEEEAMGLTIWRLPGGGFAVGRFSGGRRPGERELPVVYTEMDGGFNGNGAPRRVLWASRSRGSERVGIRRAFRNIASFWGRLRTNSSSSRSGSDSEPGSGLTRSQSSSVFGRFVNRRGRAWALDE